Proteins encoded in a region of the Benincasa hispida cultivar B227 chromosome 2, ASM972705v1, whole genome shotgun sequence genome:
- the LOC120072134 gene encoding uncharacterized protein LOC120072134, with the protein MSNGSTTPSTTPISNDTNDSKIVQEFMKFNPSTFDESSVDPIIVENWITEIETIFCHMNTPEGQKVNCATFMLRGEANFWWKSIQRIIKGSTLWQQFRQAFYNKYFPLTVRYQKEVEFLNLHQQNMSVAEYKQKFDFLSPFVTQIVDIEKKKVESFIWGLREGIRGTVTGF; encoded by the coding sequence ATGAGTAATGGAAGCACAACCCCATCTACTACACCAATATCCAATGATACAAATGACTCAAAAATCGTTCAAGAATTCATGAAGTTCAATCCTTCAACATTTGATGAATCATCTGTGGATCCCATTATAGTTGAGAATTGGATTACAGAAATAGAAACTATCTTCTGCCATATGAACACCCCAGAAGGacagaaagtaaattgtgccacCTTCATGTTAAGAGGTGAGGCAAATTTCTGGTGGAAATCCATACAAAGAATAATCAAAGGTTCAACCTTGTGGCAACAATTTAGACAGGCTTTTTACAACAAGTATTTCCCTTTGACAGTAAGATATCAAAAGGAAgtggaatttcttaatcttcATCAACAAAACATGTCGGTGGCAGAgtataaacaaaaatttgatttcTTGTCTCCCTTTGTTACCCAGATAGTGGacatagaaaagaagaaggtggaaagtTTTATCTGGGGATTAAGAGAAGGCATTCGGGGCACGGTTACTGGTTTCTGA